The sequence below is a genomic window from Glandiceps talaboti chromosome 14, keGlaTala1.1, whole genome shotgun sequence.
ATACAGTGTCTCATTCTACACCTATCAGCTAACACTTAGTGAAAAGGGTTGACCAATGCATGAGGGCGCTCTTTCACAGCGTACTTTACAAACTGAGTCTCACCTTGAAGTCTTTTTTTCTCCCTTCCCTCTTTCAGCTTCTACTTCTTTCCTAGGTGGGAAACTCAACCTAGCAACACCCTGAGTTGTATCTTCTTCAGCAGTGGTCTGTGTTCCTGATGGTTCCAATTTCATGGCAGAACTTCCATTCTTCAATGACGCTCCTGGTGTAATGAATCATTAATAAAACACTTGCAAACAAACAACACCTCACCTAAAATATTCACTTATAGAGGTATATATGAATCAGAATAAAtacaatcacagaattctatccaatgataagttagtaTTTATTGGGGGAAGTTatataatgtccaaatatggtatatatctaagcagtttctaaactacaaCTCAAATTGCAACTCGCTTTTGACTTAAGCACAAATTAGGGAGGAGCTAATGTATAAATTTCTGTGACAGCAATAAACCTAAGTTATAAGGATTGTAAGGTTTGCACAAAAACCAAACTCactaataatttaaaatattatgGCGATGATAGATATGCTAATAACATAGAGATAAGCAATATCATAATTATTCAACATGAATATTGTGAGAAACACGCCATATTTCACACGGAGTCACttaaatcaaatttcaattgagaatgaaatagtAAGTTTGTATATCGTACAATCTCAGATGTTTTGTAAAatgttcatatatacatgtatatggagcTTCATTTTTCATTCTTACATATACACATTCTGGGAAGTTTTGATTGAGAGGTGTGACCTTTTCTGCATGATGGAAATCTGAAGATGCATTTTTGCATTTTACTTCACTTCCATTCCTGTTACCAAGCAATATGATTACACTTCAACAGAACAGCCACCAACACCATTGAAGCTTTAAACTCACACACAATATTAAACAATTCTTACTGTCTCCCAATCTGGTAAAAGCGCCTTTTTGTTTCTCTTTTACAATATCATCTGGCGATGGGGTGGAAAAGTCAAACGGAATGACCTGAGCTTTATGGCTGTCTTTCTTAGATACAGCTGTCTGTGTTTCATAGGAAAACTGTCTATGATATGGTGTCCTCCTTTGGTGGGTATGAAGGTTACCAACTGGCTGACTAGTGCTGGATATTTTGGAAATAACTTTAAGAGTTTCTGGCAACCCTTTGGACTGCATGTGACAACACAAGACTTTAGCAAACAGAGATGGTTTGTTGTGAAGTGGGCTGTCTAGTACAGATCTCCCTGAATCCTTCATAACATCTCCAAGTTCCTGAGATATGTAAACTTCATTATTACTTTGGTTCTCTTTTTCATCTACACTTTTGGACAGGTCTTTAATCTTGTGTCCTTTACCCCTCCTCCTTGGGGCTCTTTTCTTTGGCATTTTGCCACTATCATCCCCTTCATTTAATCTGACTTGGTCATTGTCTGTTTCTGTCTTAAGTAGCCGTTTCTCAATGTTCTTAAGTGGTGGTGGCGTTTTGTCACACAGTAAACTTGACAAAGAAGTAGTTTCACTGAGTCCTACGACAGTGTTGCTAGAACTAGAACTGGTGCCCAACAAGCTTGAGAGTGACACCCCCTGACCAAGCCCAATTACAGGTTCTGGTCCTTTCTGTTTGTTATTTGATGTATCTTGACCAGTTTGGGTTGATTCTCCTTTGGCAAGATGTTGGTTTGCCAAACTGCTCAATGATAGAGTTTCAAGTGATGGCCCTTTCTCTTGTGACACATTTAACACTGATGACTTTGGTAAGTAGGTTGACCCAGCTTTCAAACCAGGAGGTCCACTACTTGGTTGATTTGGTCCCTTATTCAGTGTTAGCATATCAAGACCTGTACTTAGATCACTCAACTCAACTACATTAGTCTTTTGTTCCTTATCATGGCTAACAGCTAGGTTTGCCAGAGACATACCAGGAAGTGGTAGTACAGATGAAGATGTGTCCATCTTTATATTGACAGATGCACTCGGTTCTCCTGTGCTTAGCTCACCAACACTTTGTTGGGCCAAGTCAAATAAACTAAAATTACCCAACCCACTTAGTCCTGTTTCTGTTTTGGATTTACTTTCAGAATTCTTGTCTTGTTGCATCAAATTCCCAAGAGTGTCTTTGCCAAGGTGGTTTTCTGCTAAGTCTGCTAGAGCCAAACTACTGAGACTAGTCACCCCAGGACTGCTACTGGTCTCTGTGAGATTAGCAAGACCAGTCATCTCTAAACTGCTACCTGTCCCCATGCGGCTACTATGACTAATCATTCCTAGACTGCCACTAGTCCCCATGAGGCTATCAAGGCCAGTTATATTGCTCCTGGTGCCTGTGAGGACGGTGTTTGACGTCCTCTCATTGTCTTTCTGTACTGGTGTGCTCTTTTCTGTTGACCTGCTGTCTTGTTCTGGATAAGGACCAGCAAAGGTCTCTTGAAAACCTGGTAAATCTTTAAGCAAACCACTAACAATTTGCTGACAGTCAAGATTGTCTTGTTGTGTATCCTGTACATTTTGTTGCAAGTCTGAAATCCCTACAAGTCTGTCTGATAAGTTCTGAAGGGAGATCCCTTCACTACCTGGAATGGGGAGGCATATCTTATTTGTAGGAGTGTTTGGTGGGGTTTGAAGATTAAAAGATTGGAGTCGTGATCTCGGAATGTTTTCATACTGAGATGGTGCAAATACTGAAGACAGCCCAGGGGGTGGAAGGGGGTCACTTCCCCCTACGGCACCAACAAGACAGGTGCTAGTTGATGTGCCAGTTTTAAAACCTGGTGGAATGGTTCCAGAATGCGagaatgtttgtgtgtttgtggaATGTGTACTAGAATGGAATGTGGGTTCTTACCTTACCGAGGCCAATGACAAGTCACCATCAaggtaacaaatattacatatataggTGGATACACAGAGGAATTAAGATATTGGGAGCCGGGTAGGTTGGATGCAAATATGCAATAGAAAGAAAAGGGAAGGCATTCCATTAgctaaatattatatatacctATGCTAATAAGACAAATTATATGATGAGTACTGAATTTAATCAAAAAAGCAGTTGAGAGTTATCAAAATCTATGCTGTCTTAATGACTTGTATATGCAGGATATTATATTACGAGGAatgtgaaattaaaaatgtgCATGGGCACTGATGAATTTACATTattaaatagtacagtatcattTGGCTTCAGATTACACTGTAATTACTGGTTGACATCATCAGCTCAAACAATATTCGCTAGGGATATTGGCCAACTAAATATTAACCCCATTACTACAATAACACAATGTTAGCAAAGACTTACATAAGGGGATTATGACAACTCAATTCTACAACAATAGCCTTCTCCTATAATTATTGCCCTATATGGTAAAAGCTAATGGCAGTATAAATTTGTAACATTGGAATAATATTGATTTCAGAATATAATATCTAACTTTACTGCCATACTTTTATCAACGTATTCCTTTTTCTCTTTCATTGATGATGTGAAATATGAACAAACTAGTCATGAACTTGAAAGGTATATTTGTCCTTGACCAATTtacaattaaaatgataaaatgaaaaaaacaacaacatagttTGGcacgacaaaaatcttactaacactgctacattttatttgtgatatttatGGCAATGTTCgtcagatttttgtcaagcctgacaatgtttttgtttcaggtttagTTATTTTAATTATATGACACTGAATCATACAGAGGTGCTCTGTCAGTGTCAGCCTTGACCAATATCATTTTAACACTTGGCCCAGTCTTCCAAGTTCAATGTGATAACAGTTTATCTCTGGTTAAAATCCATGCTATCAATATGATCCTGATTTCTAGCTAACATCCCAAACCTCTACACTGTGAGTCAGTCTCTATTTTACTTTACCTGATTTCTAAGCAATACCACACAACACATATTTTGGGCCAAGGGTTCTTTAGTCCTGACAGCTTAGTCCTATGACTGTAAAAGCTAGTTTGATTGCATTCCTACCTTCTTTCTTTCTGGTACTTCTACTGGTATTCTGAGGTGGCACCCTTGGTGACTCAGCTTGATTCAAAATAGCATCTAAAGCTCTTTCAAAATTAAAGTTATACTGCAAGATAGTGTCAATGAGGATATGTTCAGGCACTGTCTCACCCACTATATTGCGAATCTCCTCCAAACATGATTGCATTTTAGCTGCAGAACAGAATAACAATTAAATCACtattaacaatttgaaaaatcatgtacaatgtacattttcatacaCTACAACATCTGTGTTCTTTGGAGCGGTATTTGGCAATTACAATCACAACAGCTGGACAGcatgtttacaatttgatgCAAACAGAGGTACTGTGGCAACTGGAAACACAACAGTTTGACGGTTACACTTTGATGTAAACTTATTCAATGGTGACACCTGATCAACTCTTCCAGTGTGCAACACAGTGGTCATGAAAGTCAGCCATACAGTACACTGAACTCAGACAGAGGTATTGAGGCAATGAGAAACACAACAGTTTGACAGCATGGTTACAACtcattgtaaatttattcaaagatgGCACCTGATCAACTCCTCCAGTGTgtaacatggggggggggggggggggggggggtcgtgaAATTCATCCATAGCTGAATACAGACATTTACCTTCATCCACTGGATTCAGTTTTGGTCTTTGGAAATCCCTGGAATCACCTAATGGAGTTTCTCCATCACtatcttcttcctcttcttcttcAATTTGTTCCTCTTTCATAAATGAGGATAAATACTGTTCATGGTGACTTCTTTGGAATAAGAACTCGTCAGCTGTGTGATTGGTAAACAAGTCAAACACATGGaaatttacatttactgtaGATTCCACTTTTTGTAATAATACTAGAATTTTCATGGGAAAGCCTGACAAAATTCCTTGGAACTAAGGTAGATTTCACCTACCTAAAAGACACGGGTAAACTCAACAAACTATTCTGTTCTgatcaaaatgaataaataaaactgaagcacatgtacaatagacagtaaagtgtttctgaCCATGATGTTTCACTTTGGCTTTGCTAAGCTGCCTCGGTAAGCCCAATCCACTATACTAATTAcacatgaaatacatgtacttaaataCAGAAAGGGGGAATAAAATCTtaatatggtatggtatatacatttgtatatgggAGTGTCAAGGCATTTTATTCATACATTGTGCTTGTCTCACACACATCTCCAGTCAAATGTAGACTAACCCTTTGGAGTACATCCCTTgtgatgctgatgagatgtaAACAGACTATTACtcgaccaaaaatgttcatcagcttagTAGATTAAATGATTTACATTTAGTttgcacaagcagttcaaagacTATTACTCGTTTTTTCAAAAATGGTTTAACTGTGACTCATCTAACTGATCCAGTGATCAGAACAATGCTTATAAATATAAACCCAAAATCTATGAACATTCATTGTCTCATTTTGTCACTACTTTTATCATCAATTAAATTAAGAACTAAAACATTTCCCAAAATCACCTGTTGAGGGAGACACACAGTAATCATCCTCCACTGAGTGCCCATAGACATCGTCATACCCTGCATACTCTGCAAGGAAGAATATGGAGTAAAGTCAATGTgtgcatatacatgcatgctaCTTACTCTGCATATATacagtggtcagattaagaTGATGCTGATTACGCTCATAGAGCATATATGAAACTGCCGTTTTAGGGAGGGCATGTACAAATCTATGACAGTCTGATTTTTTCTCTTAAGTTAAGGTTGGACTAAGATATTacgaatatacaggaaagaaatctgtcactgtatttgtGAAAATAGTTGTGTTTTGGGACTATATGTGTGAAAATGGTCACTTGAGACACCGACCCAGGATTGAAAATTAGCCATTTAACAATGTAACATATCCATATGGCTACATTTGTGATATCAATGAATGATGGCTTCCTGTCAACTTGAGGTGGGGCATCTCACTGATAATACAtaaagtaaacacacattcaatATGTCTGATGTAATTCAATTTAAACAGTGACTTTCTTGAAAACtaaataaaccataaactatAAAGTTTCACATAATACAGGCCCTTAGAATGTCTTGCTTTCCCCTAGTAATATTACTAATATCTTCCATTTAACTTAGGTGGTCACGAGTAAGGTGGGAAgtaatttgaaaacatatcTATTTTTAGATTTATTAATAATAgcatggggggggggaagaGTTATTATGAGGGCGTTGTATGTTGATGTGTGCGTCTCTGTCAACGAGAATTCACAAAATTAATTTCAGAGCTCGCAAAAACTGCAAAAATAAGACTCAGGGATGCAGAATTAAGTTAACAGCTAAGGAAGacgcaaacaaaacaaaaacaacacgtTTTCACTTTTAAGTTTAACCATCCCATTGTATCTTAATAGTTATAGGAAAACTCCCATTCACACGTCATTGCGCCAATCGCTAGATAATACACGTAAATAAAATCAtgattcaatttcaatataagcGAAAAGTTACAACACTATTAGATTTTGGAGTGCCCTTGAAAATTTTGATCGCGCTACATGTAGAAGGAAAATACTACACGTAGGCTTTCGACGACACTCGATAGCGATAGCGCGCAAGTTGCAGCTAGACTGCCAGACTGGTGCATATGTATCAAACTGTAACCCTTACCGTCATCAAAGTTCCTATTCCTGATATTTCTGTGTCTCGACATTTTCGGTTACTACTCTTTTGAACTCAAAGAATCCCCGCGAGTGTCATCGAACACAAGCAATTATCAAATGTTTTTCTGAACACTGGACTTCTGCACCTCAAGACCACCGCCATTTTGGAAAAGGGCGACCTCAGTCGTGAAGCGGTTTAGGCCGACTTTTGCCGAAGGTGGGACGAAACCAATATACTTTGAGGGTTATCGATATTATACACGCATTTTGTCCCAGGAGTCAGGTGATAAGAATGGTATGCTTtacctgtttttgaaattatacaaaGTTTACAATGCATTGCTAAGTAATTTCAATGAAAAGCAATCGAAATGTGTTCGTTTACATAAAAAGATTTTATATTATACTCACCTGGAATTCAGTCTCACCCCTAGTAGTTCAAGTCACGAACAAAAATGTTGTACGAGATAATGTACGTGAATTGAAGCGCCATGCTCGTTCTCTTGAACCCATTCTCGTCACTTGTGAACCGACACAGTAAGTACTCCAACAGTTTTGATGAATTCTGCATTAACTGCGGCCCAATCGGTCTTGATAATTAGTCACGACAACTCTCTAATATCCAATCTTTATCATTCTTAGGAAATAAATAGCCAAGATGCAGAACGAAGCCGGAGAATGCGTTGATATGTACATCCCACGTAAATGGTAAGTCGTACAGGCAGGAAGGTACCACATGAGAGTAGATGTGAAGCCATAGACACAACtgttggtacatgtaatatatacatatggcTATATTTCATATCTATGTTTTTCCTATGAATCCAATTCAGATGAGAGTACGTTTTAGTAATTTGTGGTTTGACAATGTTTGCCCCATGTCTTTGGGAAATCAAGATTGGGgatcataaatatataattgaatGAATAATCATAgaaattacatttcatttccAATCTCATTAATGACAGACTGAAAGAATGTCCAGAATGATTGAAGAACAGTGGTCCAACTGtattatttgtgtacaaactAGGGAGTTACACGTAGGGTAACAGTTAGTATCGAGGGTGGAACACCTGAGGTTCGGGcaaagccctcactgcgaactttgttcgcttatCGGATCAGAAGAAAGCCTAATCGTCTAGTAGCAGCAagattaataatattataagaTTAATAGTCAAGCTCTTTCAGAGCAGGTGAGGGCAGAGCGACATGACATACCTTACAGTCTAGATTTTGAAGTGTTTATAGACAAAAGGTGATTTTCATTGACCCTTATTTTTCTGTCCTTTCTTTCTTAGCTGTGCAAGCAACAGAATAATAGCAGCTAAGGATCATGCATCTATTCAGATAAATGTTGCAGAGGTAAGATAAATGTTAAATTAtgatctagttcctatatgtgCTACAATCATCTGAATCATCTCCACCATATAGTCAGATGAATTTCTACAGCACAGCATTCCGTTCTTACCACCAACAGCAATAGTTTATGCTATTggagtgttgatataaacatggTGATGTTATTGCATTGCCACATGATTAAGACTGGATGGTGGAGCTCATAGTAAGCATTTTGCATAGTGACTGTCTGGATGACGTAACCAATTACTACtactgtctgtcagtgtgtgatggattactactgacatgtatTGTTCATCCCTTCCCCAGTAGGAGATTTATGTAGATTTTtgatagaatttgtccatttgactatacgttaGAAAGAGATCATAGAGAAAGATGACAcatatagtaactagactagtAAAATTATTGTTGATACACACATACTGAAAGTTTGAATGTTGGATCAAATTATTGAATTCCCTCCTAATGCACCAGTTATGTACAGATAGAACTGCATGAATGCATTTATCTCGCAGTTTTTGCTAAAATTTTGGATGCCTGGTAACAGAAGTGGGAAATCTGTCAAAACTGGTAtatattttcacacattttaCTATGTTTTGTGGAACCTCTGTAAAACTCTGTAGAGATTTTACCTTCCTGCTAGAACTATGCTACCGATCGGATAATGGAAATGCTGTCACACCTCAACCatattcttcaattttgttAATTTGCTGTTTCACGTAGTAGCAACTATAGTAGGACTTGTCAGCACTAATGGCAGACATGTGGATTTAAATGTATCCCCCTTGCTATAACTTAAAGCTTGTGATGACAGTCTTGCATATATGTAATTGTTTGTGAGTTCTAGTATGCCCTCTAGGCAAGTCTGACTTGTCCAGTAACAAGCCTGGTTCAAATGGGATTACAATTTGGCTGAGAGAAACAGTTGTCTCACAAAGCTGTAGAAAAAGTTAaccttatggctccactgataacatAGCAGTAATGTGAGCACCTGGGAATGAATCGTGGGCCTTTAATCTTCTACATACTCAATGATTACGTCTGTGAACAATTATGTCTGTATTGTGTTGATAGGTTTACTGCTAGGTATGTGTTTGCAGTATGAACATAGACACTTGACTTGTACAACAGagatattttaaataaaacaataacaaattgCAATTAATTTTTGGTTTTGCGTATTACCTATCTGTAGGTTGATGAGACCACTGGCCGATACAATGGCACATACAAGACATATGCTCTGTGTGGCACCATTAGGAGAATGGTAAGTATTGTAGTCAATTGAGTCATGTGCACACTGTCTTAAACTCTTGGTT
It includes:
- the LOC144445493 gene encoding uncharacterized protein LOC144445493 translates to MSRHRNIRNRNFDDEYAGYDDVYGHSVEDDYCVSPSTADEFLFQRSHHEQYLSSFMKEEQIEEEEEEDSDGETPLGDSRDFQRPKLNPVDEAKMQSCLEEIRNIVGETVPEHILIDTILQYNFNFERALDAILNQAESPRVPPQNTSRSTRKKEEPTFHSSTHSTNTQTFSHSGTIPPGFKTGTSTSTCLVGAVGGSDPLPPPGLSSVFAPSQYENIPRSRLQSFNLQTPPNTPTNKICLPIPGSEGISLQNLSDRLVGISDLQQNVQDTQQDNLDCQQIVSGLLKDLPGFQETFAGPYPEQDSRSTEKSTPVQKDNERTSNTVLTGTRSNITGLDSLMGTSGSLGMISHSSRMGTGSSLEMTGLANLTETSSSPGVTSLSSLALADLAENHLGKDTLGNLMQQDKNSESKSKTETGLSGLGNFSLFDLAQQSVGELSTGEPSASVNIKMDTSSSVLPLPGMSLANLAVSHDKEQKTNVVELSDLSTGLDMLTLNKGPNQPSSGPPGLKAGSTYLPKSSVLNVSQEKGPSLETLSLSSLANQHLAKGESTQTGQDTSNNKQKGPEPVIGLGQGVSLSSLLGTSSSSSNTVVGLSETTSLSSLLCDKTPPPLKNIEKRLLKTETDNDQVRLNEGDDSGKMPKKRAPRRRGKGHKIKDLSKSVDEKENQSNNEVYISQELGDVMKDSGRSVLDSPLHNKPSLFAKVLCCHMQSKGLPETLKVISKISSTSQPVGNLHTHQRRTPYHRQFSYETQTAVSKKDSHKAQVIPFDFSTPSPDDIVKEKQKGAFTRLGDRASLKNGSSAMKLEPSGTQTTAEEDTTQGVARLSFPPRKEVEAERGKGEKKTSREDTDKNGMQVSLGAVGDSNLGAAAAVVESDAVVAAAAAAAPATPSTSSATSTPSMPRVASKARLPTIDVMSEYEKRKVSGKDLVNLVVIGHVDAGKSTLMGHLLYLLGNVNKRTMHKYEQESKKAGKASFAYAWVLDETGEERERGITMDVGLTNFETSQKIVTLLDAPGHKDFIPNMITGAAQADVAVLVVDASRGEFEAGFESGGQTREHALLVRSLGVTQLAVAVNKLDNVDWSQDRYNEIVAKLGHFLKQAGFKDSEVAYIPCSGLTGENLTQSPKEDKLKTWYTGLTLVQHIDKFKPLKRPVEKPFRLCVSDVFKGMGAGFSVAGKIVSGNVQSADKILVMPAGEQGFIKTVLIHEEDTKWAVAGDQATLVVTGIDQMKVNVGSVLCSPSEPIKATTRIQARVIIFNIEVPVTKGYPVVFHYQTMSEPATIKKLISLLHKSTGEVIKKKPRHVPKQSNAVIELETARPVCVELYKDYKDLGRFMLRSGGSTIAAGVITSIL
- the LOC144445556 gene encoding small ribosomal subunit protein eS21-like — encoded protein: MQNEAGECVDMYIPRKCCASNRIIAAKDHASIQINVAEVDETTGRYNGTYKTYALCGTIRRMGESDDSINRLALRDGVISKNFST